The genomic stretch TCTGGAAACAATAATGATGCAGGGTGTGTCAAGGAATATTTTTGTGAGTCTGAGATACAATCAAGTGAAGATGATTCATGTGAGGATCCCATTTACTTGGGTTACAAGGCAGTGTTAGATTCCAAAGCTAGTGAAGAAACATTGGTAATTCCTTGTTATGTTCAAGTGTGTTAGTATACatatcttaattcataagctAGACTTTGTTTCTATGAAATCAAGCAGGCATTACAAGCGAGCTGGGAGCCGAGATGCTCGAGATATTTCCGGCGAATCCCATGGAAGCAATATACAAAAGTCGGCGTTGCTCTTCGCCACTTTAGTTACACTGTTGTAGCTCTACATGGATGTCTGCAGTCTGAAATTCAGGTACTAATTTTAACCAGTTTCTTTTAAAAAGTTGAACTAATTTTACTGTTAAATAATTCAGAATTTCAAATTAAAGAAACTTGCTAGCTGATACAAGCCATCATTCATGCCAACTCATTTTTCTCCCAAGATTCTGCTTCTTTTATTATTGATGGCACATGGCCATGTTATTGATTCAGTTCTCTTCTATGATCaaaatatagttatttattGACTTACATTTGACAAATTCTTTAGACACCATGGTCAATTCGATCTCAATACAAGGAACCTTGCATGAAACTCACAGAACAAGTGTTCAAAATACTAAGGGAACTGGCAAACAGCAtaaggaacaaaagaaaattctgTCCTCATATACTCTCCAATGATCTCAATGTAGCCTTAGAAGATCTCAACAATGCCTTGAAATCCCAACCACAATACTTTCGCGGCCCCAAGATCAGCCGAACCTCCAAAATGCAGCATGAAGAAGAGTCTAGAGCCTCATTTTCAAGTGTTAACAACAATGATTCTTGTGAAGATgcaaaggaaagacaaaagaaTGTTCTAAGGCCACAGCTGAGTAAGACTTTGAGTATGATCACTAGCTTTCAATTCTCAGAAGCACTTCCTGTTGCTGCTTTCACTTCTTTGCTTTTGGAGATGGTGGCAAAACTAGATCATGTGATAAATGAAGTTGAACAATTGGGCAGAATGTCACACTTTAGAGAGTTCAGAGTTGAAGATGAGATTGTTGTCACTTGTGAGAGACCAAAAGTGAATTCATCTTACAATGACATGACTTCTTATGGAGAAGACTAATTACTGAGAAAGATTTTGTTGATAAAATCATACTCAAGAGTTTGACAACCTTGATTGTAGTTGGGCAAAGTTCAAAGAGAGTAGGCTTAGTTTGTTATAGCTTGCTTGTTTTGATAGTATTAGATATGTTATGATCATGTCTCAACTAAATGGGATTGAGAAAGTCTAGAAAGCCagcagattttgtggtttttagtCATCAATTAGCCATCAACCATGTTTTTAAAGGTGTGAGATTGCATCTAATGGTGTAGAATTATTCAATTTCCTTTTGATGGTTAAGTGCATGCCAAAATTTAACAAAAGTACTGCCCCTTAGCACTCCTCCTAGGGATTATATCAACTTTGAACCACAATTTGAGGCATCTATCTAGATTTGTTAATGTGGAAAGAAAGAtacataattatatttataGCAACTTCTTGTTGAAGCAAAAATTTCAAATGATTTAACTCATAGCAATGGACTAATGCTGAGAAATCCTGGTGATCAAACACTGGTGATTTAACTAATGATTCAATAGACACTACGCTCTCTGTTGAGCcgcttttttattatttttagaaaattaaattttagggCAAAAAACCTAAATAAGCCAAGGAGAAATCAAATTTACATGATTCAGCCAAACTGAATTCAGCTTcatcaatcaaccaaaacaCATAAATATGTAGTTCGAATCAGCTAAACTCGAACTAGAGTTacatataattcgaatcatgttgattcgaattataaaAAGTCACGCCCCCGTATAATTCGAATTCACCTGGTTTGAATTACACACTAAcaataattcgaaccaggctaATTCAATTTACTCCTAAACACCAACACCTATGTAATTCGAAAGATACTGATTTGAATTACACTTTATACAGTTCGAACTATGCTAGTTCGAATTACTGAGGACCAGACCTGTATATATATGATGTGAACGTGAATGAAGCTCATCAGTGTGGAAAAatggctagtgaggagagttttgTAGTTTTGGTTCACCACAAAGGATCCATTAAGAGGAAAACCCAATCCGGTGTGAAGTTCACTGATAAGGATCCTCTCAATATTTTCGTGAGGCCAACGACGAGCTATGATGACCTTGTTAGTTCTGTTCTACGAAAACTTGGTTTAGAAGGCGTGAAACGGGTTAAGAAATTTTTCTATCGCATTCCAATTTCGGTTCTCCAAGAAATCGTGAAATATGATTGTTTCACGATCGGTAGTGATGAGGACTTGCAGGTCCTGTTTCATTGTCGCCGGCAGTTTTTCGAAGTGAGGACACCGGAACTATTGACGAAGTTGGTTGACGTGGTATCCAGCTCGGGAGGTTCGAACCGGAATACCCCAACTATAGCCACGGTTGCTGGTTCTAGCTCCAGACCTGCGAGTGCATCTTCCTCCGTCCCTGTGTATGAACCTCCGGTCCAGCTTGTCGCCTCCCCATCGTTTGCCGTGGATCTCAACGAAAGTGGAGGTGGTGAGGTTGGAATAGGGGATCATGTGCCGACCCCCTTACATTGTGCTACACCGGCTGGTCTTGGAGATGCATTGTTGGATGATCCAGTGGACGACGATGTGGAGCCAGATATCATTGCTGATGACAACGGTGATGATATTGGACCGAGTGAGGCTGCTGGTGCTGGACGTGGTTCTAGCTCTGGCACACATCAGTACCCTCCacatttttcatctttggacttGGATGCAATGAGGTAGGAGAGGGATCATGGGGAGCCTGCTGGTTTTGGCGCTAGAGATGTGGAAGGGGCTGCAGGTCTGACAGAGTTTCAGGTGGGTCAGCAATTTCAGGACAAGGATGAGGTTGTGTTAAGTGTGAAGACTTATAGCATCCGCGCGGGGTACAATACAAGGTGGTGGAGTCTGACTATCGCCGGTATGTTGGGAAGTGTTCTGAGTTTGGGAATGGGTGCACATGGTTGATTCGGCTCAGCCTCTGGCAGCGCAAGGGCATTTGGGAGGTCAAAAGGTACAACGGGCCACATACATGTCTAGCGACCTCAATCTCCAGCGATCATAGGAGTTTTGATTATCATGTGATCTCCGCATTCATCATGCCGATGGTTCGGGCTGATGCATCCATATGCATCAAGGTGCTCTTAAATGCCACGGCCGCACACTTTGGGTTTAGGCCGATGTACAAGAGGGTCTAGCTGGTGAAGCAGAAGGCCGT from Arachis stenosperma cultivar V10309 chromosome 9, arast.V10309.gnm1.PFL2, whole genome shotgun sequence encodes the following:
- the LOC130950299 gene encoding uncharacterized protein LOC130950299; its protein translation is MASEESFVVLVHHKGSIKRKTQSGVKFTDKDPLNIFVRPTTSYDDLVSSVLRKLGLEGVKRVKKFFYRIPISVLQEIVKYDCFTIGSDEDLQVLFHCRRQFFEVRTPELLTKLVDVVSSSGGSNRNTPTIATVAGSSSRPASASSSVPVYEPPVQLVASPSFAVDLNESGGGEVGIGDHVPTPLHCATPAGLGDALLDDPVDDDVEPDIIADDNGDDIGPSEAAGAGRGSSSGTHQYPPHFSSLDLDAMR
- the LOC130951008 gene encoding aluminum-activated malate transporter 12-like isoform X1, translating into MAEINTSSKRSSSSYYWEHIYNFVDEVKKFPALVKRATWKVAKEDPRRVIHALKVALALTLISLLYLLEPLFKGIGKNAMWAVMTVVVVMEFTAGATLCKGLNRGLGTILAGSLAFLIEYIADVSVKTYRAVFIGAAVFLVGYAATYVRFIPYIKKNYDYGVLIFLLTFNLITVSSYRVENVWSIARDRMLTIAIGCGLCLVMSLLVFPNWSGEYLHKSIISKLEGLANAIEGCVKEYFCESEIQSSEDDSCEDPIYLGYKAVLDSKASEETLQALQASWEPRCSRYFRRIPWKQYTKVGVALRHFSYTVVALHGCLQSEIQTPWSIRSQYKEPCMKLTEQVFKILRELANSIRNKRKFCPHILSNDLNVALEDLNNALKSQPQYFRGPKISRTSKMQHEEESRASFSSVNNNDSCEDAKERQKNVLRPQLSKTLSMITSFQFSEALPVAAFTSLLLEMVAKLDHVINEVEQLGRMSHFREFRVEDEIVVTCERPKVNSSYNDMTSYGED
- the LOC130951008 gene encoding aluminum-activated malate transporter 12-like isoform X2, producing MAEINTSSKRSSSSYYWEHIYNFVDEVKKFPALVKRATWKVAKEDPRRVIHALKVALALTLISLLYLLEPLFKGIGKNAMWAVMTVVVVMEFTAGATLCKGLNRGLGTILAGSLAFLIEYIADVSVKTYRAVFIGAAVFLVGYAATYVRFIPYIKKNYDYGVLIFLLTFNLITVSSYRVENVWSIARDRMLTIAIGCGLCLVMSLLVFPNWSGEYLHKSIISKLEGLANAIEGCVKEYFCESEIQSSEDDSCEDPIYLGYKAVLDSKASEETLALQASWEPRCSRYFRRIPWKQYTKVGVALRHFSYTVVALHGCLQSEIQTPWSIRSQYKEPCMKLTEQVFKILRELANSIRNKRKFCPHILSNDLNVALEDLNNALKSQPQYFRGPKISRTSKMQHEEESRASFSSVNNNDSCEDAKERQKNVLRPQLSKTLSMITSFQFSEALPVAAFTSLLLEMVAKLDHVINEVEQLGRMSHFREFRVEDEIVVTCERPKVNSSYNDMTSYGED